From the genome of Astatotilapia calliptera chromosome 3, fAstCal1.2, whole genome shotgun sequence:
gcaaaactctacacacaaatccctacattttacagtgcttacaccatgtagtcatttagaaagcactagcatgcaataatgttaacttaagtcagcatagcttgagctcaattagcacacaattaaccaggtggaaacactaggagtcaaaatttagcacacaccaatcagaacctgcgatggatagataaaagggccaaagtcagctcattcaggtttgaaacaatggatccaaagagatgcaaaggaagaggacgtggtggagaaagaggacgtggtgaaggaggaggacgtggtgaaggaggaggacgtggtggaggaggaggacgtggtgaaagaggagggtgtggtgaaggaggaggacgtggtggaggaagaggacatggtgaaagaggagggtgtggtgaaagaggaggacgtggtggaagaggaggaggaggtggtctaggacaacaggaaggtggtggaggaggagggagaggtggaggaggaggaggacgtggtgaaggaggtggaggtggagaacgACGGCGACAAGGAAGGGGAAGAGCAAGGGCAAGAAGACAGTCAGTCTTGGATGAAATTCGAGCCACTTTAGTTGACCATGTCCTTGTCCATGGGATGACTATGAGGGAGGCTGGGCAACGAGTACAACCAAATTTGAGTCGCTTCACTGTTGCCTCCATCATCAGAACcttcagggaggaaaacaggtaggtgtacttgcagtaagactgctttgtacagtaacttttaagttactgaacttatgtttcttgagtttcagtatgtttccattattttcctgtaaaaagaatgtgtgacagttacagtaatgagtgcttctatttttgtaggacacagagatgaccacctggtggaggcaggttaaggcttttgtcggaggggcaagagagggaacttgtaaacatggtaattgcaaataatgtaatccgcctgcaagagattcaaaggagagtgattgaggatgatcatctttttcgaggcataaatgccatcagcctctccacaaTTGACCGCATCCTCCGAAAGAATCAATTCCGGATGAAACAGGCATATCGAGTCCCTTTCGAAcgaaactctgacagagtgaaaaaccaacgtgtggaatatgttcaggtatgagttttgatactgtataaagtattgtgtaccatcacagcatggcagtttatgctgccatttcagcactcttgaactgtggttcagggtaccgattgactctactgtgttatgtgttttgcagagaatctttgagattgaaggacggcctgttccccatgaaataatctttgtggatgaggcaggttttaacctgaccaaaagaaggaaaagggggaggaacataattggccatcgggctattgtaaatgtccctggtcagcgtggggggaatgtcactatgtgcgcagccatcagccaacgaggggtactccaccgccatgccgtactaggaccctataacactatgcttctccttgcttttcttgatggtttaagacaacatatgttccagctggactacagggaaccagcacagccagagcagcctcactacgttgttgtgtgggataacgtcagcttccatcgcgctgctctggttcgtgactggtttaccaataacccaaggttttctaatatctttctgcctgcatactctccctttctaaacccgatagaggagttattttcggcatggcggtggaaagtgtatgaccgagaaccttatgtccgtgttcacctccttcaggccatggaagaagcctgcctagacatatcagtagatgcatgccaggggtggatcaggcatgcaagaggattttacccccgctgcctggctagggccaatatagcctgtgatgtggatgagattctctggcctgacccagaccaaagacaagatgctgaggtggaataatgttttttggtgtgtgttgtactgtatagtacatgaataaaaatgtgccactgtacatacattggttgcgtcttttgtgtttatcatgtgaaaaggtttttgaaggggagaaccataagcaacctaattgttttggaactattgttttgaattaattgtaccagtgtgcaaaactctgttgtagtgtgtgtgtttttgagggcttgtgtttgatgtctgagggcaaagtttggtttttcagcaagagtgaatagttttgagtgtagagcttcattttgacctggaaataggatgtttgggaaattgagtgagatgttatggatttgtgtttactgttgtgagAATATGAGGCAtagtttcaagaaatgtgttttagcaatcgagaaaaactgtaatatcagGAGTATTTGTCTTATGCTGACATATCTGTGGTTAAAGATCGTTGCAAAGACGAAAAGATGTAAATacataaacttttattttaaaacatgttgGATATTTCATGGTAAAGGAACAGCTATATAACACTGTATAAAATTATACAGTGACTCGTCTTTTGTAGATgtccaaatttgtgtaaaagcTAGATATTCTGTTCTACTTACAGCTTTCAGTTTGCAGCTATTCGTCTAAAAGCACTGGCACTCTCAGTCAAAGCAGCTGTACATATAAAAGAACAGCCCGCCTCTTTATGCAGAGATTGCTTTTACTGGAGCACAGTTCACTTACAAACATTGCAGTAGTGGTGGTACACACAATGGTGAACTTTACCTTGATGCCAGTTTTATTCTGCACCATGAGTAAGTACACGTTTCACTATTTTCTCATACAATGGTTAAATCTGTACCACAATCCAAGTGATTTGAATCTTGTAGCCAACTTTACTCATAGGCATTGTTGGGTTTGTGTGGAGTTTGACATTTAGGAATATTTGCTTGTTTCAGGTTGGATCTCTTCCTCGGTCACACAGTTTTACACAGCGGAGGTTCAGCCTGGTCAAGAAGTCACACTGAAGTGCTCCAATATCAGCAGATATCGCTCCCACAtattttggtttaaaatggcCAGCAGTCCCAATGCCAGCTGCATCTCAGCTATGTCCAGCTCTGATAGCAACGTTTCTTtctgtgatggatttaaaaaaagcaaatttcaCATGACATCCAACACCTCTGTGTTATTTCTTGAGATCAAACAAGTGAATTCTTCTGACTCTGCGCTTTATTTCTGCGGAGAGAAACAGACTGATGGAAAGACAATCATCTCAAGTGGAACATATTTAAAAGTTCAAGGTAAGTAATGCTGTTTATGGTATTTTATTGTAAAGAAAATTATATACAATTTTgagtaaatgtaaaaacaggCAGTAGACTTTGTAAAGTTTTGATTTTAATTGTCCGTTTTGTAGACGTGGCTGATGGATTAACACATGAACAAATGATGACTGTGATCCTGGGCAATTTAACTGTTTTCCTTCTACTGGTCATCGTTAGTCTGGCTGTTAAAATCAGGAGATTTCATACAGGTATTTGTACGACTTCATTTAAATTGTCCAATCAAACATTTGTGGTATATTGCTGACCGATGTATTGTCCCTGTCGTTTAGCTCAAGATGATCCACAGAATGCACAACAGAGTGAGGTAatctattttaatatttaatttgacTTTAGATTAAGATTTATAAGGGCATAACAAAGACTTCCAACTTGAACCATTGGGGGTTcgagttgtttttatttaactgtgtttgatttttttgttgtttttgtttttagaaactAGAAACGGTTACTTTTCAGATTAGGTTTCATATATTCTTTTTGGCATCTCAGTTTTTTTGTCAGCAGTTTTCATTGGTGCTTCCAAAAAAGGTGAAAATTAGATTGGAAAGTGCTGAATGTTAATCTAACCTTAACCGAACCTGATACCTAGATAATGGCCTCTGTCCTGGTGGATGTTaacatgtgatgttttgggATTAttgaatttaaacattttcatttacagaatGTGAATTCTGATGCCATGACCTATACATCAGTGAGTTTCCATCCCAAAGCTAAAATCAGAAGGCCTGCACCACCGAGGGAACTGGAGCCTAATGTTGTGTACGCTGCTACGAGATAGACTCACAAACCGAACCCAACGTTAGCTCAGAGTGGAACATGATCTGTATGTGGGGTTTTGTACCGTTGGTGTGTGGGAAGAGTTGTAATTATTAATTATGTAAAATTTATGCAACCACTGTTAATTGGTTTATAAGACAACaatacattttcattcaaataATGTTACAGAACTTTTATCTGAACTTTATAGTCTGTTGATTAAAGATGACCTATAATGCACATTTCAAGCCATTGTTTTTGTCCTTCTGTTCTACTACACTACACCCTCTCTTGGCGATATTGTTGTATATATTACATGAGTAATTATTAAGTCATTTTCAGTACAATACATATATTTAGACATATTTAAGCCCCTTTCTTCAGTTGGTTTATTGtaaagagtttttgtttttgttcttttgcttGTAGAGATTTCTATCAGAATCCAAAGCCTGATGCTTATAGTTCTTTCATTGTAGTACGACTCACTGGTCTGGTTGCCGAAATGACCAAACTGTGAAAAGTTAAAAGAGCAAGAGCTTTCACTCACTTGTTATATTCTTCTAAATAAAGAATctcagatatatatttttatatataatttttaccATTTAGGTAGAAATATGGAgatgaataaatacatgaaattacgtatgaaattatttttctcattcacaCTTTCTAATTTCCAGAGAAACTACAGGACAAACCATGGGGTATGACAGCATAACATtaaactaaaatatttattttgaagaCATATTTTAATTGCTTCTCATTATTTGTGGACATTTTGCACAGTACAGTCTATAATTTCTTGGACAAAAACGCATCTCTTGTAGTTTTACACCACCGGAACTGAGATCAAACAATCACtgtgtgattgaagtgcagacattCAGATTTAATTTGAGAGTTTTGAAAATCTACTTTATTAGAGCCATTTTTCTACACTTTTCACCATGTACAGAGACTTAAATCAGACAACATAgcataaatttaaatataagGATCGTTTATAATACTGGGATGAAAATCCTTTACAGTCGATGACTGTCTGAAGTCTGGAACCCACAGAATCATTGCAACAAAAGTTTtcagagaattaaaaaaaaaaaaaccaacaacctcAGACCTCTTAACGTGAAGATAGAGTATATTTCATACAGTATTTACAGTGAGCAAGTTTGTAGAAGTAACTCAAACCTCTCTAAAGCTGTATCACCATACAGCTGCCTGAGGGTTTGTAACAGGTCTCACTTATTTAGACCCACATCACCAGTTCAGCTCTACGACGTGCATCGCGTGTTCAAACTTGTGAAGAGATGCTTGCAGCAGTGTGACATTTTCTCACCCTAAAGTAAAAGCATGTGTTTCTGAAGACTCATAGCAGAAGTAGCTCCCACCGTCTGCAGTATGCAGTACAAAACTGACATCTGTGGAAACTGGCCTTACCCTTAGATCAGcagtgtcaaactcattttatttcaagtAAACCATAAATTATTACctataaatattttcctttctttttgccaaaaaaaatgAGAGTACACAGCTGGAGATGACTTAACTTATCAAACTGCTATGCTAACAGCAAATACACTAAGAATGCTCCTGTATTTGTACTTGGGTGGAATTAAAAAGGTGGTCAACTACTCATACAGAGATGCATTTGTAATAACTTACAACATAATGCTTCCTGGtgcaataaacacacaaagacaaagaaatgatGCCTCGTTCACCACAATTTCCACACGTTATAAATTCATGCAGTGGGCTGGAAGTTGTATGTTTGTGACCCCTGATCTTAAGGCTATTGGAACCACAGACTATATATAAAGGATGGTTGCACTCACCATGATGTTACCCACTGGTTTCTGAACTTTATATTTCAAGCCTcagagttttttatttttgctactACCATGCTGGTTTTTAAAGCCTTAATTGACAATATGTAGACAAGCACTGAGTCATAATTGGGGGTGGATTCCCATTAATTTCCTACGGCGGACACCACAGATGTAACAAGGTTGATTTAAACactcaaaattaaatgaaagaGGTCATCATCAAGTGCATAGGGTGGAGAAAGTCATAAGACCTTGAGGCAATCagatgtaaaaaacaatatttatgtgtgttttaagtCAGTCAGATTTGACCCGAACACGACAGGAAtacatccattcgcttctgcttatcctttccagggttgtgggggcgctggagcctgtcccagctgtcatagggcaagaggcagggtacaccctggacagggcaccagtctgtcgcagggctaacacacagagacagacaaccattcgcactctaATTCACTCCagtattcacacctatgggcaatttaaattgatcaattaacctatccccactaactgcatgtctttggactgtgggaggaagctggagtattAACAGCACCTTCTAGTAGCCATAGTTATTATACAACACAGGAAGAAATCAGTCATCATAATAAAGGTTCAAGAAGGCTCTACACATTTCTTAAGCCTTttacaaattatatatatatatatatatatacacatatacacacacacacacataaatatcctcagctccaacatactgaaaaaaatgtcatttgtaCATCATGTGGGTATAAGTGTAGTATCAGTGTCTTTTCCTGGTAGCGTTTTTGTGGTCGGTTGAGAAAAACACCCTCCTCTTTTTATTGAAAGACCCCCCTTCCTGGGTCTCACTTCAATTCCAGACATTGCAAAGCTTCAGTCGTGTGTGCAGTGGTGAACTTTACCTTGATAACAGCTTTGTCTCTTAAGACAGTCTCTACAGCCTGTGCTAACTTAATTACATTTGATGTCATATTTCTGTTAACCTAGCATTAATTAAGACTTAATTCAATTAATTGATtaattttaattgcattttcttGTTTAAGAACACATTTGATTTGTTTCATCCTGGATCTCCATCAGCGGGTCTCAGGCTGTGGAGGTCCATCCAGAAGAAATCATGCTGCAGCGCTCCATCGTCCACTTCTTAACAATCTGGTTCACTCATCCAGCTGGATCAGAGTCATGTTTACAACTGACAAAAGTGCTGCATGCTGCGAAGGATTTCAGAGTGGATCATCGGAAATGACTTTCAGCATCTCAACCATCTTCTTCCTAACCAAACATGTGGATGTATTTGGCTCTGGAATGTATTTCTATGGATTTAATGCAGATGTATATCCAGGTTTTAGAATgatacacttaaaaaaataaaggtaagaaaaattcaaagtttcatttgatcagatttctttgttttaaatgttaaaatgcacaaaaaaaatatttatccaGATGTCAAAATAAAGATGACGTGAaaactattttcattttatcaaaCGGCAACAGTGAATTTGATGATGTGGACAACTAGCAAAGAAAAGAGTGACCGACAGAGAGACCTGAATTTGAACCAATGAAATGATTCTGTCATAGAATAATTTGATGGCAAAGCTGATTCTGGCTCCTCTGACTGTTTTCCTTGTAAATATCATCAGTGGTATGGCTGTTGAAGTCAAGAAATTCCATACGAGCACCAAGAGGATTTATCTGATCATTTTTTGCATAGTGTGAAAGAGGTTTTAGCATAATGATTGATGTCATGTTCTTCTGTCTCTGTAatgtagctgctgctgctgaaggaTAGAAACTGCATaaatttttatcttctttttttgttcattgtttatgctattttttcattaattaattaagacACTACAAGTTGTTACTGTACTTTGAAGAATCTGGACTCACCTGAAGCAGCTGGAATAAGAAACAGAAGTCGGCATCAGAGAAAGAAGTGGATACTTGTTTATGTAACTCAAGGTtaaattgttgttttattttgtttgtgtgcgaCTGATTAGTTAgagtaaagaaaatgtttcattaatttttttctctcttgtctGGCTTTTCCCTGAATTAGATCCAATCTTTGTTTGTTGGAGGAGGCTGGAACAATCACAACAGTCTATCCTGATTCTCTTATAATGAGAGTTAGATGAAGTTCTGGACGTCAATCTGAGCTCAACCACCTTAAGGCCACAGCTGCCATAGGGACagaagcagggtacaccctgaaaAGGTTACAAGTCCATCACATAACCAGACAATCATCATTCCTccatgctgtgaaaaagtattttctccAGGCCATCGCACTACcgccaccatgtttgactgctgGTATGATGTTCTTTCTATGAAATGATGGGTTAGTTTTACATCAGCAGTGGCTTTCACTTTCAAACACTCCCATTTTCGCAAAgtctcttcttgttgttgaatcatgaacactgAGCTTAACTGAAACAAGTGAAGCCTGCGGTTCTTTAGATATTgatctgggttcttttgtgaccgcTTGTATGAGTTGTCAGTAATAAATTACCTGAAAATTAAGTGTGACTGTTACGAACTTGTAtgtccgtgtgtttgtttgtgcaggtgctgtgtttttgtctatgtTAATTTAGCTGTGCCAGGGCCCTGTTCCGATTGGTGCGTGGACTTACTGCCCCGGCGTGATTggatccagctggaggacccgcccaataaaaggaggctggagtgctacaGCGGGAGAGGTCCTCGCATTTCTCCTCATCACCCAGCAGTAGTCCTGTGGTAgccgctggctgcagtatacgcgcgaaaattgtggaagtggagtgggtaggggtgagctgccatttattttgatcacccgttttctcctgtttttgagttggttaaggaggtcagactctgtctttatttttgactttattttggtgaggtcaggggtgcgggatttgtgtaggtttgttttgtttattgttttggccttggctcaccctgaagtgttgacactcccgttttggttctctttattcacattgtaaataaatcacttcacaTCTAACGGATTTGTTGCGTGTGACTGCTTGGGTCTTGGGGGGGAAGCGAGTGCCTCGCTCATGTTATGGCCTGGCCCTAGACGGGTCGTAACATGAATTGGGGGCTCGTCCTCTGCctttttctgtggtttttttttgcgTGTGTTTGGTCTGTTGGCGGTTTTCTTGGGTGTGGGGGTGGTAGGTGTGTGGAATTATGGAGTTTTCTTTGGATGATTTTGTTACTTCGCCTTCGTGGGATAGAATTGTGAAGTGCAGGAAAGCGGATTTGCTTATCATTGCTAGTTGTTATGATATTCAAGTGTCCTATGGTGCCCGCAAAGCGGAGGTTAGGGACGCTTTGTGTGCAGAGTTGGTGGAGCGAGGCGTTCTTCCTGCCCCGAAGGCAGCTGTAGAGCAGCCTGATGGCGGGGGTGTGAAGGTGGCTCCGGAGGCTGAGCCGGGGTCGGATGCCAAAGGGCCTGTTAACGTGCTACCAGCCGAGGCAGACTCTGATGCGGCTGAGGCGGGCTCTGACACAGCCGAGGCGGACCCTGATGCTGCTGGGGCGAAGCCTGAAGCAGCTGAGTCTGGTACGGCCGGGGAACCCCTGGCGGGGCGGTCTACGGAAGATCTCCGTTTGACCCTCCGTATAAGGGAGGTGGAAGCCCGTGCTAAAGAGCTTGAGGTACAAGCAATGCACCTCCGTGTCAGAGCTTTGGAGCTGGAGCGAAAGCCCTCTACATCTGCCTCTAGTCATCCTAGTACGTCCACCGCGGTCCCGACAGGTTTTGACATCACCAAACACGTTAAACTGGTTCCCCCGTTTCGTGAGGCCGAAGTGGATTCCTATTTTAACGCTTTTGAGCGTATAGCGGCCGCGTTAAGTTGGCCGAAGGAATTTTGGCCGCTGCTGTTACAATGCAAATTGGTTGGCAAAGCCCAGGAGGTGTGTACCAGTTTATCAATTGAAGATAGCCTGGATTATGACGTCATGAAGAAGACTGTGTTGCAGGCATATGAGCTCGTCCCAGAAGCCTACCGTCAAAAATTTAGGAAGTGTGAAAAAACCGCCAATCAGACATTTGTGGAGTTTGCCCGTGAAAAAAGTCGCCTGTTTGAACGATGGTTGCAGGCCAGTAAAGCACAGGATTTCGAGGGGCTGAAAGAGCTTCTTTTGTTAGAGGAATTCAAAAAATGATTGCCGGACCAAGTAGTTATTTATCTGAATGAGCAAAAGGTGACCTCACTTGCTAAAGCGGCAGTGATGGCTGATGAGTTTACTCTCACCCCAGTATACGGTTATGCCGTTTGGGTTGCGTAATGCACCCGCTACTTTCCAGCGCCTTATGGCC
Proteins encoded in this window:
- the LOC113011683 gene encoding uncharacterized protein LOC113011683 gives rise to the protein MVNFTLMPVLFCTMSWISSSVTQFYTAEVQPGQEVTLKCSNISRYRSHIFWFKMASSPNASCISAMSSSDSNVSFCDGFKKSKFHMTSNTSVLFLEIKQVNSSDSALYFCGEKQTDGKTIISSGTYLKVQDVADGLTHEQMMTVILGNLTVFLLLVIVSLAVKIRRFHTAQDDPQNAQQSENVNSDAMTYTSVSFHPKAKIRRPAPPRELEPNVVYAATR